TGACCTCTTCCGCGAGGTCGTTCGGGTCCGTCAGGTCGGGCCGCCAGGACGGCACGGTGACGATCAGCTCGTCCTGACCGTAGACGTCGCAGCCGACCTCCTGGAGGCGGCGTACGACGGTCTCGCGGCCGTAGGCGACGCCCGCGACCTTGTCCGGGTGGTCGGCCGGGACGGTGATGGTGCGCGGCGCGGACGGCGCGATGACCTCGGTGACGCCGGCCTCGGCGGTGCCGCCCGCGAGCAGCACCAGCAGGTCCACGGTGCGCTGCGCGGCGGCGGCCGCGGCCTGCGGGTCGACGCCCCGCTCGAAGCGGCGGGAGGCCTCGGACAGCAGCTTGTGGCGGCGGGCCGTGCGCGCGATGGAGACGGCGTTGAAGTGGGCCGCCTCGATCACCACGTCGGTGGTCGCGTTCTCCACGTCCTCGGTGTGGTCGGCGATCTCCGTGTTGGCGCCGCCCATCACGCCCGCGAGGCCGATGGGGCCGCGCTCGTCGGTGATGACCAGGTCCTCGGCGTGCAGCTTGCGCTCGACGCCGTCGAGGGTGACGAGCTTCTCGCCCTCCTGCGCGCGGCGCACGCCGATGGTGCCCTGGACCAGCCTGCGGTCGTAGGCGTGCAGCGGCTGGCCCAGCTCCATCATCACGTAGTTGGTGACGTCGACGGCGAGCGAGATCGGACGCATGCCGACCTTCTGGAGCCGGCGCTGGAGCCAGATCGGGGAGCGGGCCTCGGGGCGCAGCCCGGTGACGGTGCGGGCGGTGAAGCGGTCGCAGCCGAACGGGTCGGCGACCTGGACCGGGTAGCCGTACGCGTTGGGCGCGGGCACGTCGATCAGGGCGGGGTCGCGCAGCGGCAGGCCGTAGGCGATGGCCGTCTCGCGGGCGACGCCGCGGATGGACAGGCAGTCGCCGCGGTTGGCGGTGACGGCGATGTCCAGGACCTCGTCGACCAGCTCGAGCAGCTCGATGGCGTCCTTGCCGACCTCGGTCTCCGGCGGCAGCACGATGATGCCGTGGGTGCCGTCGTCGCCCATGCCCAGCTCGTCGGTGGAGCAGATCATGCCGTGCGAGACCTTGCCGTAGGTCTTGCGGGCGGAGATCGAGAAGCCGCCGGGCAGGGTGGCGCCGGGCAGCACCACGACGACCTTGTCGCCGACCGCGAAGTTGCGGGCGCCGCAGACGATCTCCTGGGGCTCGCCGGTGCCGTTGGCCTGGCCGACGTCGACGGTGCAGAAGCGGATCGGCTTCTTGAAGCCCTCCAGCTCCTCGATGGTCAGTACCTGGCCGACGACCAGGGGGCCCTTGAGGTCGGCGCCGAGCTGCTCGACCGTCTCGACCTCCAGGCCGGCCGAAATGAGCTTGGCCTGGACGTCACGGCCGGTCTCGGTGGCCGGCAGGTCGACGTACTCCCGCAGCCAAGAAAGCGGGACCCGCATCAGATCTCCATCCCGAAGGGCCGGGTGAACCGGATGTCACCCTCGACCATGTCTCGCATGTCTTCGACGTTGTGGCGGAACATCAGCATCCGCTCGATGCCGAACCCGAAGGCGAAGCCGCTGTACTTCTCCGGGTCGACGCCGCAGGCGGTGAGCACCCGCGGGTTGACCATGCCGCAGCCGCCCAGCTCGATCCAGCCCTCGCTGGAGCAGGTGCGGCAGGGCCGGTCGGGGTTGCCGACGGACTCGCCCTTGCAGACGTAGCAGAGCATGTCCATCTCGGCGCTCGGCTCGGTGAAGGGGAAGAAGTTCGGCCGCAGCCGGGTCTTCATGCCCTCGCCGAACAGCGACTGCACCATGTGGTCCAGGGTGCCCTTGAGGTCCGCCATGGTCAGGCCCTCGTCCACGGCGAGCAGCTCGACCTGGTGGAAGACGGGCGTGTGGGTGGCGTCCAGCTCGTCGGTGCGGTAGACGCGGCCCGGGCAGATCACGTAGACCGGCAGCTCACGGTCGAGCAGCGAGCGGATCTGCACGGGCGAGGTGTGGGTGCGCATCACCACCCCGGACTCGGCTCCGCCGTCGGGGGCCTGCACGAAGAAGGTGTCGGCCTCGCCGCGGGCCGGGTGGTCGGGGCCGATGTTCAGGGCGTCGAAGTTGAACCACTCGGCCTCGACCTGGGGGCCCTCGGCGACCTCGTAGCCCATGGCCACGAAGATGTCCTCGATGCGCTCCGACAGCGTGGTCAGCGGGTGGCGGGCACCGGCCTGGACGCGGTCGTGAGGCAGCGTGACGTCGACGTCCTCCTCGACCAGCACCCGGGCGTCGCGCTCGGCCTCCAGCTCGGCCTGGCGGGCGGCGAGGGCCTTGTTCACCGCGCCGCGGGCCATGCCGACGCGCTTGCCGGCCTCGGCCTTGGCGTGCGGGGGCAGGGCGCCGATCTCGCGGTTGGCGAGGGACAGCGGGGACGCCGGGCCGGTGTGGGCGACCTTGGCCTCGTGGAGCGCGTCGAGGGAGTCCGCGGCGGCGAAGGCGGCGAGCGCCTCGTCCCGCATGCGCTCGATCTCTTCCGGTTTCAACGCCTCGACCTCGACAGGGTCGTACGACTTATTGGGTGCCGACATCTCTTCCCGTGCTTCCGATTGTCCTTGTCCCCCAGCTGTCGCTGGGCGGTGCCCCCTGCGGTTGGTCCCCGTCACCGACTCGCGAGGGCCGCGTGAAGGACACAAAGGTGCCAAAGGCCGAGTCTAACGGGGCGGAGGTGCTCGAAGAGCCCGTGGGCCGCTACGCGAGATACGCGGGGGCGCTCACGGGCAGCGTAAATCGGAACTCGGCGCCGCCGCCGCGGGCGCGGCCGACCGTGATGGTGCCGCCGTGGGCCTCGACGATCCCCTTGACGATGTACAGCCCGAGTCCGGTGCCACCGCGCTTGCTGCCCCGCCAGAAGCGGGTGAAGACGCGGTTCATGGACTCCTCCGGGATGCCGGGCCCCTCGTCGCTCACCGTGACCGACGTGCCGGTGTCCTCGCCCTCGCGGGGGGACGCCGTGGGCGTGACGTCGATGGTGACGGTTCCCGCGCCGTGCCGCACGGCATTTTCCAGCAGGTTGCTGAGCACCTGGTCGATCTTGTCGGGGTCGGCCCACAGGTCGGGCAGCGGCTGCTCGATGCGCAGCAGGAAGCGTTCGGCGGGCTGGCCGGCGGCGACGTACGCCTGGATGTGCCGGGAGACGGCGGCCCCTATGTCGACGGGCTGGCGGCGCACCTCCAGCCGCCCCGAGTCGATCCGGGAGATGTCCAGCAGTTCGGCGATGAGCCGGGTGACCCGGTCGGCGTCCGCGTCGACGGTCTCCAGCATCAGCCGCTTCTGGTCGTCGGTGAACCGCTCCCACTTGGCGAGGAGGGTGGCGGTGAAGCCCTTGACGGAGGTCAGCGGGGAGCGCAGCTCGTGGGCGACGGTGGCGATCAGTTCGGCGTGGCTGCGTTCGGTGCGGCGGCGGGCCTCGGTGTCCCGCAGGCAGACGACCAGGCGCCGGACGGGGCCGAGGGGTTCGGCGCGGACGTAGCGGGCGGTGACGAGCACCTCCCGGCCGCCGGGCAGCAGCAGATTGCGCTCGGGCTGCCGGGTCCTGGTGGAGAGGCCGCCGTAGGGGTCGGTGAGCTGCCACCAGCGGCGCCCCTCCAGGTCCTCTAACGGCAGCGCCTTCTCCAGCGGCTGCCCGAGGGCGTCGGCGGCGGGTACGGCGGTGATGCGCTCCGCGGCCGCGTTGAACCCGACGACGCGGCCGCGTTCGTCGGCGACCACCAGTCCGTCGGGCAGCTGGTCGAAGTCGAGTCCGCCCGCACCGCACGCGGACGGGGGCGCGCCCCGCGCGTCCCGTCGCTCCGGCCCGGTGCTCGTGCCGGCCACACTCATCCCCGTACCCCACCTCTCATACGGCGCAGGGCCCCGAGCTGGCCACCCTACTAGCTCCGGGTGACGCAGCGGCACCCTCCGCGGGCGCGCTGCGCGCGGGCCGAGGCGTACAGGCAGACCGCGGCGGCCGTGGCGAGGTTCAGGCTCTCGGCCTTGCCGTGGATGGGGACGCGCACGACGGCGTCGGCGAGGGCGCGGGTCTCCTCCGGCAGCCCCCATGCCTCGTTGCCGAACACCCACGCGGTCGGCCCGCCCATGGTGCCCTTGTCGAGTTCCTCGTCCAGGTCGCGGTCGCCCGCGCCGTCGGCCGCGAGGATACGCACCCCGGCGCCCTTGAGCCGCTCGATGGCCTGTTCCACGGGCACGCCGACGGCGACCGGCAGATGGAACAGCGAGCCCACCGAGGCGCGCACCGCCTTGGGGTTGTACAGGTCCACGGAGGCGTCGGTGAGGACGACGGCCTCGGCGCCCGCGGCGTCGGCGCAGCGCAGCACGGTGCCGGCGTTGCCGGGGTCGCGCACGTGCGCGAGCACGGCCACCAGCTTGGGGCGGGCGGCGAGGATCTCCTCGAAGGGGGTGTCCAGGAAGCGGCAGACGCCGACGAGCCCCTGCGGGGTGACGGTGGTGGAGATGTCCGCGATGACGTCCTCGGACGCCAGGTGCACCCGTGCCCCCGCGTCGCGGGCCTCGCCCACGATGTCGGCGTAGCGCTCGGCGGCCTCGACGGTGGCGAACAGCTCGATCAGGGTGGCCTGCCCGTCCTGCCGGTGCGCCGCCGCCTCCCGCACGGCCTGCGGCCCCTCCGCGAGGAACAGCCGGTCCTTGCCCCGGAAGTTCCGCTTGGCCAACCGCCGCGCGGCGACGACACGGGCGGAGCGGGGGGAGATCAGCTCGGGGCTGACGGGGGGCATGCTCTTCTTCTCTTTCAGGAGAGTTCTTCGCTTTGTCGTACCGGCCGGGTGCGGCGCCCCGTCAGGGGCGCGGGGAACTGCGCGAGCGGCCACGACGGCCCGCGGCCGAACGATCCGCAGCGGGCCCCAACGACAGGACCCGCAAGCCATACAGCCTGCGGGTCCGGCGTTTTCGGCTGAAGCTCAGCGCAGCGTCACGCGGCCTTCGGCGCGTTCACGTCCGACGGCAGCGCCTTCTGCGCGACCTCGACGAGCGCGGCGAACGCGTTCGCGTCGTTGACGGCCAGCTCGGCCAGGATCTTGCGGTCGACCTCGACGTTCGCGGCCTTCAGACCCTGGATGAAGCGGTTGTAGGTCATGCCGTTGGCGCGGGCAGCGGCGTTGATGCGCTGGATCCACAGCTGACGGAAGTCGCCCTTGCGCTTCTTGCGGTCGTTGTAGTTGTAGACCAGCGAGTGGGTGACCTGCTCCTTGGCCTTGCGGTACAGGCGCGAACGCTGACCGCGGTAGCCGGAGGCCTGCTCCAGGATCGCCCGGCGCTTCTTGTGGGCGTTGACTGCCCGCTTGACGCGTGCCACTTGTTAACTCCTTGTAGCGGGGTCGTGGGGGTCCTCACACGACCCGGAAACGATTGGGTCCCGGTCCAGACGCGCGGCGCCCGAAGGGCGCCGGGGCGTCACTTGCCGAGAAGCTTCTTGATCTTCGCGGCGTCGCCCGGGGCCATCTCGGCGTTGCCGGTGAGGCGACGCGTCACGCGGGACGACTTGTGCTCAAGCAGGTGGCGCTTGCCGGCGCGCTCGCGGAGCACCTTGCCGGAGCCGGTGACCTTGAAGCGCTTGCTGGCACCGCTGTGCGACTTGTTCTTCGGCATAGCGCCGTTCTCTCCTCGTCGGTGGCGCTCCGGTGCCCGGTCACGAAAACCGGGCACGGTGGAGCGTCGCTCTTGTTTCGGTTACATCCTCGGGAGCCGTGGAGCTCCCCGGGATCACGCCTCGGCAGGCTCCTCGGACGGCGCCTCAGCCTCGGCAGGGTTCTGCGACTTGCCGGGGTTCGCCTTCGCGTCGGCCTTGCGGGCCTCCTGCGCCTGGCGGGCCTCGGCCATCGCCTCGGTCTTCTTCTTGTGCGGACCGAGGACCATGATCATGTTGCGGCCGTCCTGCTTCGGGTTCGACTCCACGAAGCCGAGGTCCTGGACGTCCTCCGCGAGGCGCTGCAGCAGTCGGTAGCCCAGCTCGGGCCGGGACTGCTCGCGACCACGGAACATGATCGTGATCTTGACCTTGTCGCCCTGCTTGAGGAACCGGACGACGTGACCCTTCTTGGTGTCATAGTCGTGCGGGTCGATCTTCGGCCGGAGCTTCATCTCCTTGATGACCGTGTGCGCCTGGTTCTTGCGCGCCTCACGGGCCTTCATGGCCGACTCGTACTTGAACTTCCCGTAGTCCATGAGCTTGCACACGGGCGGACGGGCGTTCGCCGCGACCTCGACCAGGTCCAGGTCGTACTCCTGCGCAAGCTCCAGTGCCTTCGCGAGCGGCACGATGCCGACCTGCTCGCCACTGGGACCGACAAGTCGCACCTCGGGAACGCGAATCCGGTCGTTGATGCGGGGCTCGGCGCTGAT
This Streptomyces misionensis DNA region includes the following protein-coding sequences:
- the pheT gene encoding phenylalanine--tRNA ligase subunit beta — its product is MRVPLSWLREYVDLPATETGRDVQAKLISAGLEVETVEQLGADLKGPLVVGQVLTIEELEGFKKPIRFCTVDVGQANGTGEPQEIVCGARNFAVGDKVVVVLPGATLPGGFSISARKTYGKVSHGMICSTDELGMGDDGTHGIIVLPPETEVGKDAIELLELVDEVLDIAVTANRGDCLSIRGVARETAIAYGLPLRDPALIDVPAPNAYGYPVQVADPFGCDRFTARTVTGLRPEARSPIWLQRRLQKVGMRPISLAVDVTNYVMMELGQPLHAYDRRLVQGTIGVRRAQEGEKLVTLDGVERKLHAEDLVITDERGPIGLAGVMGGANTEIADHTEDVENATTDVVIEAAHFNAVSIARTARRHKLLSEASRRFERGVDPQAAAAAAQRTVDLLVLLAGGTAEAGVTEVIAPSAPRTITVPADHPDKVAGVAYGRETVVRRLQEVGCDVYGQDELIVTVPSWRPDLTDPNDLAEEVIRLEGYENLPSTLPKPPAGRGLTERQRLHRRIGRALAGAGYVEAPNYPFVGEQVFDQLGLAAEDPARRVVKLVNPLSDEEPALRTTLLPGLLGALRRNDGRGSHDLALFETGLVFHPREERRAAVHLPVDRRPTDEEIAALNAALPEQPRHAAVVLAGAREQAGWWGKGRPADWADAIEAARTIAREAGAELAVRKGQYGPWHPGRCAELVVVADGAERVVGHAGELHPRVLKALGLPERTCAMELNLDALEEAGDGIPMAPGISTFPVATQDVALVVDKPVPAAEVEAALRAGAGELLESIRLFDVYENAEQLGEGRKSLAYALRFRAPDRTLTVDEASAARDAAVALAGERTGAVLRG
- a CDS encoding sensor histidine kinase, with the protein product MSVAGTSTGPERRDARGAPPSACGAGGLDFDQLPDGLVVADERGRVVGFNAAAERITAVPAADALGQPLEKALPLEDLEGRRWWQLTDPYGGLSTRTRQPERNLLLPGGREVLVTARYVRAEPLGPVRRLVVCLRDTEARRRTERSHAELIATVAHELRSPLTSVKGFTATLLAKWERFTDDQKRLMLETVDADADRVTRLIAELLDISRIDSGRLEVRRQPVDIGAAVSRHIQAYVAAGQPAERFLLRIEQPLPDLWADPDKIDQVLSNLLENAVRHGAGTVTIDVTPTASPREGEDTGTSVTVSDEGPGIPEESMNRVFTRFWRGSKRGGTGLGLYIVKGIVEAHGGTITVGRARGGGAEFRFTLPVSAPAYLA
- the pheS gene encoding phenylalanine--tRNA ligase subunit alpha — translated: MSAPNKSYDPVEVEALKPEEIERMRDEALAAFAAADSLDALHEAKVAHTGPASPLSLANREIGALPPHAKAEAGKRVGMARGAVNKALAARQAELEAERDARVLVEEDVDVTLPHDRVQAGARHPLTTLSERIEDIFVAMGYEVAEGPQVEAEWFNFDALNIGPDHPARGEADTFFVQAPDGGAESGVVMRTHTSPVQIRSLLDRELPVYVICPGRVYRTDELDATHTPVFHQVELLAVDEGLTMADLKGTLDHMVQSLFGEGMKTRLRPNFFPFTEPSAEMDMLCYVCKGESVGNPDRPCRTCSSEGWIELGGCGMVNPRVLTACGVDPEKYSGFAFGFGIERMLMFRHNVEDMRDMVEGDIRFTRPFGMEI
- a CDS encoding TrmH family RNA methyltransferase, whose translation is MPPVSPELISPRSARVVAARRLAKRNFRGKDRLFLAEGPQAVREAAAHRQDGQATLIELFATVEAAERYADIVGEARDAGARVHLASEDVIADISTTVTPQGLVGVCRFLDTPFEEILAARPKLVAVLAHVRDPGNAGTVLRCADAAGAEAVVLTDASVDLYNPKAVRASVGSLFHLPVAVGVPVEQAIERLKGAGVRILAADGAGDRDLDEELDKGTMGGPTAWVFGNEAWGLPEETRALADAVVRVPIHGKAESLNLATAAAVCLYASARAQRARGGCRCVTRS
- the rplT gene encoding 50S ribosomal protein L20, whose amino-acid sequence is MARVKRAVNAHKKRRAILEQASGYRGQRSRLYRKAKEQVTHSLVYNYNDRKKRKGDFRQLWIQRINAAARANGMTYNRFIQGLKAANVEVDRKILAELAVNDANAFAALVEVAQKALPSDVNAPKAA
- the infC gene encoding translation initiation factor IF-3, whose product is MSAEPRINDRIRVPEVRLVGPSGEQVGIVPLAKALELAQEYDLDLVEVAANARPPVCKLMDYGKFKYESAMKAREARKNQAHTVIKEMKLRPKIDPHDYDTKKGHVVRFLKQGDKVKITIMFRGREQSRPELGYRLLQRLAEDVQDLGFVESNPKQDGRNMIMVLGPHKKKTEAMAEARQAQEARKADAKANPGKSQNPAEAEAPSEEPAEA
- the rpmI gene encoding 50S ribosomal protein L35 codes for the protein MPKNKSHSGASKRFKVTGSGKVLRERAGKRHLLEHKSSRVTRRLTGNAEMAPGDAAKIKKLLGK